In the genome of Caenorhabditis elegans chromosome IV, the window TGAGCCCTGCTCACCTCAAAACCAGTAACATGAGCACTATAACCATGATTATTATACACATTATTCGGATATAATTGTATTGGAAACGCGAGTTGTGATGATATTCCACCGCCAGACGAGCCAGGTGGCACTGATATAATTGTAGATTGCCGTCGAAATGTGCATTGAGTTGATTGTGGTGGGTGAGCCATTGGTGTATGACTTATGAGCATTGTTGAACGGGTTAAGTATACCGGTTCACCGGATACACCTGCGCCCATTGGAACTGAAATTGAGATATTGTGATGGGAGAcagattgaaaaatagtttgaagcgtagattttaaaaattttgtaaaacagaggaaatttaaaattgattaaacTGCAATTCTAgcaagaaaatgttttgaaatcgTTTGATTAAAATGTAGGAGAAAGAATATTGATGCAATGAAACCCCgaaaaaatatggtgggattgaaacagtattttctgaaaattaatattcacAATAAAAGCtaacatataatttttaaaacatttctcaatttgaaaaagtaatgtATCAAATGC includes:
- the Y57G11B.6 gene encoding TORC_M domain-containing protein (Confirmed by transcript evidence) is translated as MGAGVSGEPVYLTRSTMLISHTPMAHPPQSTQCTFRRQSTIISVPPGSSGGGISSQLAFPIQLYPNNVYNNHGYSAHVTGFEAHPSPPSTAQHHNSTMSSLPPRRPSAPSEETPPPYSSIYPTLTNQAH